A single genomic interval of Corylus avellana chromosome ca10, CavTom2PMs-1.0 harbors:
- the LOC132163045 gene encoding embryo-specific protein ATS3A-like, producing MGNCRGSFLACCVLMLSLLVGGESLAPENKNNCTYKVTIQTTCTKDAGTSNHVRLRFGDTNSNDILVRRLNAKHMRRVDPLEPEVLDDVPRKPFQACMVDEFQVKGQCVHSPICYLYLKLTGADDWRPGFAQVAVVEGTHLSSDNFYFHLYLPRHAWHGFDLCDREVTPFGIKHKRKVFEKKLSN from the exons ATGGGGAATTGCAGAGGATCGTTCTTGGCTTGTTGCGTGTTAATGCTTTCTTTGCTCGTCGGAGGTGAAAGTCTGGCACCAGAAAATAAG AATAATTGTACCTACAAGGTTACCATACAGACAACATGCACAAAGGACGCTGGAACCTCAAACCATGTCCGACTAAGATTTGGCGACACAAATTCTAATGACATATTGGTTCGGCGACTGAATGCCAAGCACATGAGGAGGGTGGATCCATTGGAGCCTGAGGTCCTCGACGATGTGCCTAGAAAACCATTTCAAGCTTGTATGGTGGATGAATTCCAAGTAAAGGGTCAATGCGTGCACTCACCCATCTGCTACCTATACCTGAAACTGACCGGAGCCGATGATTGGCGACCGGGATTTGCACAGGTGGCGGTGGTGGAGGGGACTCATCTCAGCTCAGATAATTTCTACTTTCATTTATACTTGCCTAGGCATGCATGGCATGGTTTTGATTTGTGTGATAGGGAGGTGACTCCTTTTGGGATCAAGCACAAAAGGAAGGTCTTTGAAAAGAAGCTATCTAATTAA
- the LOC132164214 gene encoding uncharacterized protein LOC132164214 codes for MKMVIGEVLSSKPISLKKATSTLSTFVSTENGASPAICAYLRRALASFKELRQHEKELRDPRSEQRQYRSKSETLSDVSHKQKRDQPESNITTGNPIERDEKPTRIVVSAHRIGDEGKSEKHKKNKQKGVFGKFGDNGSEVGESRGTEIKVKVEPEENPGRRDEGNVGMESERKKDKKKKIIAEEIKEESKELGLADSYSVEPQSNKRKKKKEINDAGDFKNNGIKTEDRDDSVKMGIEEVKEESKKRKNAEVEEKAEDGSEEQRSKKKKRKTN; via the coding sequence ATGAAGATGGTCATCGGTGAGGTCCTCTCGTCAAAGCCAATCTCTCTCAAGAAGGCCACCTCGACTCTCTCCACCTTCGTCTCCACCGAGAACGGCGCGTCGCCGGCCATATGTGCCTACCTCCGACGCGCCCTTGCCTCGTTCAAGGAGTTGCGGCAGCACGAGAAGGAGCTCAGAGATCCACGGTCTGAGCAGAGACAATACCGGTCCAAATCGGAGACTCTCAGCGACGTGAGTCACAAGCAAAAAAGAGATCAGCCAGAGAGTAATATTACCACCGGAAACCCAATAGAAAGGGACGAAAAACCTACCCGGATCGTCGTTTCGGCTCACAGAATTGGAGACGAGGGTAAGAGTGAGAAGCATAAGAAGAATAAGCAGAAGGGTGTATTTGGTAAATTTGGGGATAATGGAAGTGAAGTTGGGGAGAGTAGAGGCACTGAAATTAAAGTGAAAGTCGAGCCTGAAGAGAATCCGGGTCGAAGAGATGAGGGCAATGTGGGAATGGAGAGCGAGAGAAAGAaggacaaaaagaagaagatcataGCCGAAGAGATTaaagaagaaagtaaagaaTTAGGTTTAGCCGACTCCTATTCGGTGGAACCACAGAGTaataaaaggaagaagaagaaggagataaACGATGCTGGTGATTTTAAGAATAATGGGATTAAAACTGAGGACAGAGATGATAGTGTTAAAATGGGAATTGAAGAAGTAAAGGAGGAGAGCAAAAAGAGGAAGAATGCGGAGGTTGAGGAGAAAGCAGAGGATGGTTCGGAGGAGCAGAGgagtaagaagaagaagaggaaaactaATTGA